The nucleotide window GCTGCACTTAAGTAGTTCTTTCAAAGTCAGATGCCATTCTTCATCGGTTTCAGCTAGGAAACCGCTTTCTTTAGAGACAATTTCACAGTTAACACCTACAGGTGAAGCAACTACTGGGAGCCCGCATGCCATGTATTGGATAAGCTTATAACCACACTTTCCGCGTTCCCAAGGGGTATTATCTATAGGCATAATGCCGATATCAAATTTTTGGATCGAAGATACTTCTGTTTGCAGAGACCAAGGCCAAGTTTCCACTGGCGTTCCGGTGAAATCCTCTGGCAGCGCGCCAACAGCGATGAATCGGACTGGCGTTTCGCGTTTCAATGCCTTGAAGACAGGCAGCAACCGTTTAAGATATCGGCTAGTTTTAGGTGTTCCTATCCATCCAACCACTGGTGTTCTACCTGTTGGATCGTTTCGGGGATAATAACGATCAGTGTCTACTACTGTGGGAATAACCATAACCCTGGCGGCGCCAGCTTTCCGTGCCCGTTCAGCCAGGTATTCGTTCCCTGCTATTACCATAGAGGCATTTAGCATTACTACGTCAATTTTGTTACGAAGAAACCGACGCACAAAAGCATGTGGATGTTGATCGTATCGATGGAAAATTGCATCATCGTAATCCGCCAAATATGGCACATTAGTGGCATGGAATAATCGCTCTGTCCAGGCAGGCAAAAAGGGAAAAA belongs to Desulfatiglans anilini DSM 4660 and includes:
- a CDS encoding glycosyltransferase family 4 protein, giving the protein MKILLLSRYGPLGASSRIRSFQYLPYLTAHGMSVHVSPLFSDAYLQALYSASPTLQDALYGYANRVRVVLSAHRFDVTIIEKEIFPFLPAWTERLFHATNVPYLADYDDAIFHRYDQHPHAFVRRFLRNKIDVVMLNASMVIAGNEYLAERARKAGAARVMVIPTVVDTDRYYPRNDPTGRTPVVGWIGTPKTSRYLKRLLPVFKALKRETPVRFIAVGALPEDFTGTPVETWPWSLQTEVSSIQKFDIGIMPIDNTPWERGKCGYKLIQYMACGLPVVASPVGVNCEIVSKESGFLAETDEEWHLTLKELLKCSAEERQTMGALGRKIVDEWYSLRIQGPRFVEALRKVIH